The DNA window GTTAAGAAAGCATCCATTCAAGAATTGCCGCACGAATAAATAAACCATTTTCAACTTGTTCCCAAATTAAGCTTCGAGGATCGCTATCAGTTTCGATTGTTAACTCTCCTGTTCGAGGTAGAGGATGCAAAATTAATGCATCTGATTTCATCATAGAAATAGTTTCGTTATTTACTGGTGGATATATATTATGTTCTGTAGATCCCCATCGTTCTTTTTGTGGTCGCAGTACACTTAGTACATCAGCATCTTCAATTACATCGATTAAGGATTTTGATCTAACAACTTTTGCCCCACGACTTTTTAAATCTTGTTCTAACACAAAATCAATTTGCATATCATCATCTGCAACAAAAGTAAATGTAATTCCTTCTCTTGCCAGTAATCGAACTTGGGAATACATTACACGTGAATTAATTAAGTCACCATATGAAACAATATTTTTTATTGAACTCAAATCACGATGTTGACTTATTGTAAAAACATCTAATAAACCTTGAGTAGGATGTTCGTATGCACCAACTCCAGCACTAACTATTGGTTTTGTTACATTATCTCGAATTATATCAATTGTTCCAAATTCTTTACGACGAATAACAATTGCATCACAATATTTTTCAATTACTCGAATTGTATCGACTAGCTGTTCACCCTTTGCGGAACTAGTTGAAGCGGGATCATCAAAGCCAATAGTTTTACACCCAATTCGTTGGGCTGCACTATCAAAAGATAACTTAGTGCGTGTCGAAGGTTCAAAAAATGCGAGACCGACTACAGGAGCATTTTCATAACCTAACTTATAAATATTAGAATTCGAAAAACCTTTAGATTTAAATTCCAATGCTCTTGAAAAAATATCTTTTATCGCACTAGAACTAATATCATCAACGCTCAACAACTGATTCGAAGAATTATTATCACTCACACCATATATATTACCTAAATTCTTATTAAATTTGTCTAGCCAACCTCAAATTTCTTTATTTATAATTCATCGGACATAGAATATAACCATGAAATTACGAAAATTAGGAAATACAGATCTATTAGTATCCGAAATAGGTTTTGGAACTTGGACTATTGCAACGAACTGGTGGGGTCAAGCAGACGATCCATCCGACATGTTAAAAACTGCATTCGACTGTGGAATTAATTTTTATGATACCGCTCCTGCTTATGGTGACAATGGTCTCGGCGAAACAATAATGGCAGATTTCATTAAAGAACATAAAGATGAAATAATTGTTACTACAAAATGTGGCTACGATATTCATGCAGAACGACCGAAAGAACACAGTGAACGACCACACAATTGGTCGCGTAATTCAATAATTTCTCAAACAGAAGATTCTTTAGAACGATTAGGTCTTGAAACTATTGATCTAATGCAATTACATAATATCCGACTTGATGCAGTTGAGAATGATGAACTATTTGAAACACTTGACGACCTTGTTGAGCAGGGAAAAATTCGTTATTATGGAGTTTCACTTGGACCTGCAATTGGCTGGGAAAATGAAGGTATGATCTCCTTAGATAAAAGGAATATTGTTTCACTTCAAACTGTTTATAATGCTCTAGAGCAGGAACCTAGTAAAACGTTTATGAAACATCAAAAGTGTATTGATGGTTCAGTCTCAATGATCTCTCGTGTACCTCACGCAAGTGATTCTCTTTCTGGAAAAGTAACTCGCGAAAATCTAGATGATATGTTTAAAACTGGAGACCACCGTTCATTCAGAGTTAAAGATAACATGCTCGACAATTTAGATAAAGCCGACACACTTTCATATTTGTGGGCACCGGGAACTAATAGAACAATAGGACAAGCAGCTATTGCAGCAATTCTTGCCGAGAAGAAGTTTGCTTGTGTATTACCTACTTGTCTAAATGTCGAAGAGATTCGTGAATATGCAAGTGGTAATGATAATCCTTTAACATCAGATGAAGCTGAAAAATTATGGGCGCTTTTTGACTCTAACTTTGACCATGAAAATCGTTTCGATATGGAAATGCGAAGCTAAAGCTACCAATAAGTAGACATCCATCTCCTAAGTTACTAAGATCGTAATATGGTAAATAAGGATTTGTCAAAAGCAACAACTCGAATGCGCGCACATGATCGTCGTAGACAGCTATTAGATGTTGCAACTAACGTTTTTGCTGAACGCGGTTTTTCGGCGACTATTATGGATGATATAGCTTTTGCTGGTGGTATTACTAAACCAGTTTTATACCAACATTTTGATTCGAAACGTGCTCTTTATATTGCAGTATTAGAAGATGGTGGATCAAGATTAATAGATTCTATATCTATTGCAACAAGAAAAAGTTCAACACTTCGTGAACAAGTCACCTTAGGTTTTGATGCATATTTTAATTTCGTCCGAGACGATGAAGCTGCTTTTAGATTACTATTCACATCAAGTTCAAAAAGTGATACTGATTTTGTTGTTGTAAAAAATAAGGTACTTGAACAATTTTGTGATCATGTTACATCGCTAGTTATTGATCAAATAGAAGATGAAGAGCGTAGACTAATCGCTCACGCAATAATTGGTATGGCAGAATCAGCTGCAAAATATTTCTATCTTAAAGAAATTGATTCTGAAGTTGAAAATATAACAGAAGAACAATTTCGTAAATGGGTAAGCGACCTTGCATGGAAGGGTATGCGCGGTATTAACGAATAATAGGAGTTAAATTAAACTATGTGTTCACCAGAGATTGCACGAGCAACAACTAGTCTCTGAATTTCAGAAGTTCCTTCAAAAATCGTATATATCTTTGCATCACGATGCCATCTCTCAACTGGATAATCACGGGTATAACCATATCCACCTAAAATTTGAATCGCACGATCAGTAACACTCACAGCTACTTCACCAGCTTTTAGTTTTGACATTGAGCCTTGACCAGTATCGAAATGTTTCCCATTTCTAGCCATCCAACAAGCACGCCAAACTAGTAGTCGCGCAGCATCAATTTCAGTCACCATATCAGCCAAAGAAAAAGCAATAGCCTGATTTTGAATTATAGGACGACCAAACTGTACCCTTCCCTTCGCATATTCAAGAGCATATTCATAGGCCGCGCGAGCAATCCCAATTGCTTGAGCACCAACTAACGGACGCGATGCTTCAAATGTACTCATTGCAGCTTGAGTTTTAGAAGATTTACCTTCTTTAGCTTTAGCAATACGAGCATCTAGTTTCTCTTTTCCACCCAATAGCATCGACCCTGGGATACGAACATCATCTAAAACAACTTCTGCAGTGTGGCTAGCTCTAATACCATGTTTTTTGAACTTCTGGCCTTGAGATAAGCCCTTGGTTCCTGGTGGAACAATAAAGCTTGCATGACCGCGTGAGCGCAACTCTGGTTCTACACTGGCTACCACAACATGTATGTCGGCTATTCCACCATTTGTAATCCATGTCTTTGTCCCATTTAATACCCATTCATCTTTTGCTTCGTCATAAACAGCTTTTGTACGAAGTGAACTAACATCAGAACCAGCATCTGGTTCGCTTACACAAAATGCTGCGAGACCTATTTTTTCTTTAGTACCAAAACACTGTGGAATCCATAAAGCAATTTGTTCAGGTGTACCATTTCCCATTATTCCACTAACGCCGAGTGCTGTCCCCATTATCGATAAGCCAATACCAGCATCGCCCCAGAATAATTCTTCCATTGCAATTGGCATGGTGATTCCAGTTTCATCAGTGAAAGCCTGCGCTAAAAATTCCCAAGAATACAATCCTATATTTGCAGCTTCTTGAATTATTTCCCAAGGGGTTTCTTCACGTTCGTCATAATCAGATGCAACTGGACGAATAGTATTCACAGCAAACTCGTGAATCCAATCTTTTATTTGTACTTGATCTTCCGTAAGCTCTACATTAAAACCTGACATTGACACTCCTATTAATACTCATTAAGCGATATCGGTATATTCTAAACGGAAATTAAGTACTTTGTATGCAATTCTCAATCTAGGTTGAGTCTTGGCATAATTTGGCATAAAAAAAGAGACTCGCAAGGAGCCTCTTTAGACATTATATTTTAGCGCTATAAACTATCGTTTTTTAGCAGTAGTTTTCTTTGCAGCAGTTTTACGTGCTGGAGCTTTTTTAGCTGGAGCTTTTTTAGCAACTGCTTTTTTAGCTGGAGCTTTTTTAGCTGGAGCTTTCTTAGCTGGAGCTTTCTTAGCAACTGCTTTTTTAGCAGCTGGTTTCGCAGCAACTTTAGAAGCAGCCATTTTTCCAGTAAGCGCAGCATCTTTGAAAGCTTTCAAAGGTGTGATCTTTGCTTTACGTGAAGCTTTGATTTTTATAGTTTCGCCAGTTGCAGGGTTGCGACCCATACGAGCTTTGCGATCTACGCGAGCAAATTTTGCAAATCCTGGAATTGCAATAGTTTCACCTTTTGCAACGCTTTGCATAATTATTTCGACGATGTGTTGTAACACTTCATCACTTTTCTTTTTTTCTAGTTCAGCACGTTCTGCAATTTCTGCAACGAGTTCTTTTCTATTCACTTTATCCTCCATTTGGTTTAAGTTAGTAATAGCTTTGCACATTATTAACACTAAATGTTGCATTTAACTCTTATTTTATTGATTTTATTTAGATGTTGGTACTTTCAATAGCGTTAAATCTGGAGACAATATTTTCACTATTTGCTTAGGTAGTTGTTTTAGGTCACCTGGCATTTGGGGTTCTGTTATTTCTGACAAGTTAATAGATGAATAAACTGGTGGGGTCTTTGTTTTTGATTTAGGTCTAAAAGAGGCAGCAAATGGCCCAGGTGTAGCACCTTGGCAAGTTAGTACCGATTCTATTTTTTCTATATTTGAGGATCCAAAAGTATTATCTTTAAAACAATTCCCCAAGCTCATTACATTCGGTCGGCCTGAAATAAAATACTGTATATCAATAGCTCCATTGCCGACTAAGTTTTTCTTCTGTTTCCCTATAAAGTTCTCTGATATTTTATTATTCATTGGCAAAAAATCTTTTTGTGAAGTCAAAATTATCCCACCAACTATATGATCAATAATAGAATTACCGACTATAGAATTAGATGTTCCACCAGCAATCACTACCCCATAACCAAAAATATCTGGATTTATATTTGGAGCATCTTCATTATTGTTATTAGAAACAAGATTTGCTGCAATGACAGTATTGCCCTGAAATACTTCTTTATTATTTGAATCATTTAATAGATATATACCTGATTGGTTATTTGTGAATTCATTTTGATAAACATAAAGTTCACTAGCTGAATTTTCTCCTTGAAAACCTAATCCGTTAAAAGTTGCATAGTTATTATCAACATCTATATTGCAAGGCTTACATTGACCAATATAGATACCTGCCTTAGCATTTGCGTAAGTAAATGTATTTTCAATCACACCATTTTTTGCCAATGATGAAGAAATGCCGGAGATACCGTTGCTATTTGCATTTATATATTGGACACTAAAACGTTCTATGGCTGAAGAAATATTGGAAGTCTTTTTTGGGTTTTTAGTGCTTATATTATTTGGATATTCGTAGCCTCCTTGTATTAAAACACCATTATCACGAAATTTCTGTACTGTTAAGTTTTCTATACGTACACCATCGCTAGCGACAATGATTCCATTATCTTGTTCATAACTACCATCAATAATGACACTATTTCTATCAAGGCCTCGCAAAGTTATATCTTTGGTTTTGATGACAATCGATCCTGAATATTTCCCTGGTTCAATCAAGACAAGATCTCCAGGTTTAGATTTATCAATAGCGCTTTGAATCGATTGGCCATTAGTAATAGATAATATTTTTGGTTTTTGTAATACTTTCGAATCTGATGAACATGCATTCAAGCTCAAAAGTAATATCGAAACTATTGCGATAACAAAAAACTTTATATATTTCACATCTGAATTTTAAACCAGTCAGCAGTACTTTTAAGGCTTTAAAAAGTTTATTCTTCTCGTCGATTATTTAGTGTACGAAAGAGTGCAACTTCCTCAAGGAAACGGCCAAAAATTATTGATGGATTCCCAAATAGTTCTGGATGCCACTGGACTCCAACAGCGAACCAATCTGAAGTAGTTTCTATAGCTTCAATTGTCCCATCACTAGCGTAACCACCAATAAGTAGATCTTTACCTAGTTGGTCAATACATTGATGATGTACCGAATTGGAAGTTATTTCATTCGTTGGAAATATTTTATCAAACCAAGTTCCTGAAACAATATCTACTCTGTGCCTGACTGCAGATCTCTCTTCAAATGTCTCTCCTAATATAGGATGGTCAGATCTCTTACCAGCGATATCTTGATTTAAAGAACCGCCTTTAAAAACATTCAGTGCTTGCATACCACGACAAATTCCCAATGTTGGAATTTGCATTTCTTGCGCAGTTTTCAATAGAGCAAAATCACTTTTATCTAAAGCTTCGTGAGGAATTTTTGTATTTTCTCCTAATTCCTGTCCATAATATTTTGGGTCAATATCACGACCACCCGGGACTACAACTCCATCAATCGCTGATAATATAGTTGGCATATCCTCAAGCGAAGATATAGGCATCAATGTCACGATAGCTCCTTGGCTCCGCAATGCATCAATATCAGCTTGATAAACATATTCTCTAAAACGAGGTTCATGTTTAGGAGCAGCATCACTTGAAGGTCGAGTAGCTATTAATATTCTGGGTTTCATGTAAGTCTCTTCGGGCTATTAAGGTAAACTCTCAAGGAGTATTTGCACGTATCTTAGCAATTTTTTTCTGTTTTCGAATAGATAAAACTGTCGGAATTATAAATATTGTTGTAGTTATTATCAATAAAATGCTCGATAGTACGTTTATCTGAGGAGGGATAGCAGTTCTAGATTGACCAAAAACTTGAATAGGGAATGTTTTAACGTCACCACTTACGAATAGAGTAATAATAAAATCATCAAAAGATAAAGCAAAAGATAATAAAAATGCTGCAAAAATACCAGGCAGTGCTAGTGGAAATATTACTTTAAAAAAAGTTTGTCTCCCGTTTGCACCTAAGTCCTTGGCGGCATCTTCTATGGCCCAATCGAAACCTCGTAATCGCGCTTTTACTGTTAATGTTATATAGCTCATG is part of the Acidimicrobiia bacterium genome and encodes:
- a CDS encoding aldo/keto reductase encodes the protein MKLRKLGNTDLLVSEIGFGTWTIATNWWGQADDPSDMLKTAFDCGINFYDTAPAYGDNGLGETIMADFIKEHKDEIIVTTKCGYDIHAERPKEHSERPHNWSRNSIISQTEDSLERLGLETIDLMQLHNIRLDAVENDELFETLDDLVEQGKIRYYGVSLGPAIGWENEGMISLDKRNIVSLQTVYNALEQEPSKTFMKHQKCIDGSVSMISRVPHASDSLSGKVTRENLDDMFKTGDHRSFRVKDNMLDNLDKADTLSYLWAPGTNRTIGQAAIAAILAEKKFACVLPTCLNVEEIREYASGNDNPLTSDEAEKLWALFDSNFDHENRFDMEMRS
- a CDS encoding TetR/AcrR family transcriptional regulator, with product MVNKDLSKATTRMRAHDRRRQLLDVATNVFAERGFSATIMDDIAFAGGITKPVLYQHFDSKRALYIAVLEDGGSRLIDSISIATRKSSTLREQVTLGFDAYFNFVRDDEAAFRLLFTSSSKSDTDFVVVKNKVLEQFCDHVTSLVIDQIEDEERRLIAHAIIGMAESAAKYFYLKEIDSEVENITEEQFRKWVSDLAWKGMRGINE
- a CDS encoding acyl-CoA dehydrogenase family protein, translating into MSGFNVELTEDQVQIKDWIHEFAVNTIRPVASDYDEREETPWEIIQEAANIGLYSWEFLAQAFTDETGITMPIAMEELFWGDAGIGLSIMGTALGVSGIMGNGTPEQIALWIPQCFGTKEKIGLAAFCVSEPDAGSDVSSLRTKAVYDEAKDEWVLNGTKTWITNGGIADIHVVVASVEPELRSRGHASFIVPPGTKGLSQGQKFKKHGIRASHTAEVVLDDVRIPGSMLLGGKEKLDARIAKAKEGKSSKTQAAMSTFEASRPLVGAQAIGIARAAYEYALEYAKGRVQFGRPIIQNQAIAFSLADMVTEIDAARLLVWRACWMARNGKHFDTGQGSMSKLKAGEVAVSVTDRAIQILGGYGYTRDYPVERWHRDAKIYTIFEGTSEIQRLVVARAISGEHIV
- a CDS encoding HU family DNA-binding protein encodes the protein MEDKVNRKELVAEIAERAELEKKKSDEVLQHIVEIIMQSVAKGETIAIPGFAKFARVDRKARMGRNPATGETIKIKASRKAKITPLKAFKDAALTGKMAASKVAAKPAAKKAVAKKAPAKKAPAKKAPAKKAVAKKAPAKKAPARKTAAKKTTAKKR
- a CDS encoding right-handed parallel beta-helix repeat-containing protein; its protein translation is MKYIKFFVIAIVSILLLSLNACSSDSKVLQKPKILSITNGQSIQSAIDKSKPGDLVLIEPGKYSGSIVIKTKDITLRGLDRNSVIIDGSYEQDNGIIVASDGVRIENLTVQKFRDNGVLIQGGYEYPNNISTKNPKKTSNISSAIERFSVQYINANSNGISGISSSLAKNGVIENTFTYANAKAGIYIGQCKPCNIDVDNNYATFNGLGFQGENSASELYVYQNEFTNNQSGIYLLNDSNNKEVFQGNTVIAANLVSNNNNEDAPNINPDIFGYGVVIAGGTSNSIVGNSIIDHIVGGIILTSQKDFLPMNNKISENFIGKQKKNLVGNGAIDIQYFISGRPNVMSLGNCFKDNTFGSSNIEKIESVLTCQGATPGPFAASFRPKSKTKTPPVYSSINLSEITEPQMPGDLKQLPKQIVKILSPDLTLLKVPTSK
- a CDS encoding gamma-glutamyl-gamma-aminobutyrate hydrolase family protein; its protein translation is MKPRILIATRPSSDAAPKHEPRFREYVYQADIDALRSQGAIVTLMPISSLEDMPTILSAIDGVVVPGGRDIDPKYYGQELGENTKIPHEALDKSDFALLKTAQEMQIPTLGICRGMQALNVFKGGSLNQDIAGKRSDHPILGETFEERSAVRHRVDIVSGTWFDKIFPTNEITSNSVHHQCIDQLGKDLLIGGYASDGTIEAIETTSDWFAVGVQWHPELFGNPSIIFGRFLEEVALFRTLNNRREE